One region of bacterium genomic DNA includes:
- a CDS encoding indolepyruvate oxidoreductase subunit beta produces the protein MGDILNISLVGVGGQGTLLASNILCQVALLTGKDVKKNEVHGMAQRGGSVVSQVRVGTSVHSPMIAVGETDILLSFEKVEALRFAHYLSPDGIALVNDQEIRPVTVSSGQSQWPDDLDGKLKSTFSKLELIPALDIARSLGNIRAVNVVMIGALANHTDISDDIWRESIRQLVKPKFLDLNLNAYDAGRSAISCK, from the coding sequence ATGGGAGACATCCTGAACATATCCCTTGTCGGCGTAGGCGGACAGGGAACACTGCTGGCGAGCAATATTCTTTGCCAGGTCGCGCTGCTTACCGGCAAAGATGTCAAGAAAAATGAGGTTCATGGCATGGCACAGCGAGGTGGGAGCGTCGTCAGCCAGGTGAGAGTAGGCACAAGTGTTCACTCACCAATGATCGCTGTCGGCGAGACCGATATTCTGCTCTCATTTGAAAAAGTGGAAGCGCTGCGCTTTGCTCACTATCTTTCGCCTGACGGCATAGCGCTGGTCAACGATCAGGAGATACGACCGGTGACCGTCTCAAGCGGACAGTCTCAATGGCCGGATGACCTGGACGGCAAGCTCAAATCCACTTTTTCAAAGTTGGAGCTAATTCCGGCTCTGGATATTGCGCGCAGTCTGGGTAATATCCGCGCTGTAAACGTCGTAATGATCGGGGCTTTGGCCAATCACACCGATATCTCGGATGATATCTGGCGAGAGTCTATCAGGCAGCTCGTGAAGCCGAAATTCCTGGATTTGAACCTGAATGCATATGACGCAGGTCGAAGTGCAATCTCTTGCAAATAG